A stretch of DNA from Candidatus Atribacteria bacterium:
CGGGTCCCCCTCCTCCGTGAGGAGTAGAAAAAGTTTTATGTAGATTAAGGTGAACTACATCAAAACCAGCGTCCCCTGGTCTAATGATTCCCATGGAAGCATTAAGATTTGCTCCATCATAATAGAGAAGACCTCCCTTACTATGGACAATTCTTTCAATTTCTTCTATTCCTTCATCATATAATCCTACGGTATTGGGATTAGTCAACATTAATCCAACCGTATCTGTATCCATTAGTTTTTCTAATTCTTCAAGGTCTACTGTCCCTTTTTCATTTGATTTTACCTCCACGACCTGAAAGCCGCCCATCGCAGCTGAAGCAGGATTAGTACCGTGAGCAGAATCAGGAATGAGCATTTTGTGACGGATATCTCCGCGATCTACCAAATATTTTCTCATGATAAGAATACCGGTTAGTTCCCCATGTGCTCCCGCTGCCGGAGCCATGGTATATTTATCCATGCCGGTTATTTTACAAAGCAGTTCGTTTAAATTAAATATAATCTCCAAACAACCTTGTACAGTCTCTTCGGAAGCCAGGGGGTGAGCCTGTGTGAAACGATTTAGTGAAGCCAATTTTTCATTTATTTTGGGATTATATTTCATGGTACACGAACCCAAGGGGTAGAATCCATCGTCGAGTCCATAATTTAATTTAGAAAGTTTTGTAAAGTGTCTTACCACATCTACTTCTGATACTTCACAAAGCAATTTTTTATCTTTGCTAAGCGCATATTCTGGTAAACACTCTTCAATTCTAATATCACTATAGAGATCTTGAGGCAGAGAGTAACCGTCTCTACCTTTTATTGTTTTTTCAAATATTAGTTTCATTTCTGATCCTCCTTATTCCGAAAGAATCTTAGCAGCTTTGATTAGATCATCCCTGCTTAAGGTCTCAGTAACTGCAAAGAGTAAGACATTCTTTAGATATTCCTCTTGATAAAATTCATAAATCTTTAGGGGAGGAATAAAATTGTTTTCTAATAACTTTTTGTTTATTTTAGATATATCTTTTTTGCTTTTTAGCAAAAACTCATTATAAAAAGGGCAATCAAAGACTTTTTCAAATTGTCCCGATTTTAATAGTAAGCTTTCAAAATAATGAGCAGATTTTATATTGAGAAGAGAAATTTGATATAGACCTTCAGTACCCATCAAAGAAAGATAAATGTTTGAAGCCAGGACATTAAGATTGTGGTTAGTGCAGATATTAGAA
This window harbors:
- a CDS encoding glycine dehydrogenase subunit 2, which translates into the protein MKLIFEKTIKGRDGYSLPQDLYSDIRIEECLPEYALSKDKKLLCEVSEVDVVRHFTKLSKLNYGLDDGFYPLGSCTMKYNPKINEKLASLNRFTQAHPLASEETVQGCLEIIFNLNELLCKITGMDKYTMAPAAGAHGELTGILIMRKYLVDRGDIRHKMLIPDSAHGTNPASAAMGGFQVVEVKSNEKGTVDLEELEKLMDTDTVGLMLTNPNTVGLYDEGIEEIERIVHSKGGLLYYDGANLNASMGIIRPGDAGFDVVHLNLHKTFSTPHGGGGPGAGVIGVKKALIPYLPTPNVAFNLDQKKYYLSDSGEKSIGMVRAFWANFSVLVKTYAWILSMGPNGLYDVSETSIINANYILTKLKKYYKPAYDRFCGHECTLTGREYKKYGVKTLDIAKRIMDYGMHPPTIYFPHFEPYAEETIMVEPTESESKETLDRFIDIMRKISDEAKTNPDLLTTAPHITPIRRTNDALAVKRAILTYDDELKLKDELNYKNENIEF